One region of Corvus moneduloides isolate bCorMon1 chromosome 1, bCorMon1.pri, whole genome shotgun sequence genomic DNA includes:
- the CPNE3 gene encoding copine-3 isoform X1, translating to MAAQCVTKVELTIACTNLLDKDVGSKSDPLCVLLQNTSGQQWYEVDRTERVKNSLNPKFSKKFLIDYYFELVQKLKFGIYDIDNKTYNLNDDDFLGELECTLGQIVSSRTLTKPLVLKNGKPAGRGSITITAEEVKDNRVVVLELEARKLDNKDFFGKSDPYLEFHKQTGDGNWVMVHRTEVIKNNLNPAWRPFKISLNSLCYSDMDKSIKVECYDYDSDGSHDLIGSFQTTMSKLKEASRSSPVEFECINEKKRQKKKSYKNSGIVSVKHCEIIVECTFLDYIMGGCQLNFTVGIDFTGSNGDPRSPDSLHYLSPNGVNEYLTAIWSVGMVIQDYDTDKMFPAFGFGAQIPPSFQVSHEFPINFNPSNPFCNGIQGIVDAYRACLPQVRLYGPTNFSPIINHVARFAAAATQQQTASQYFILLIITDGVITDLDQTRTAIVNASKLPMSIIIVGVGGADFGAMEFLDGDDGVLRSSSGEPAVRDIVQFVPFRKFQNSPKEALAQCVLAEVPQQVVNYFSTYKLQPPKNPAAK from the exons ATGGCGGCACAGTGTGTGACAAAGGTGGAGCTGACTATTGCCTGCACCAATCTCTTGGATAAAGATGTTGGTTCCAAGTCAGACCCTCTGTGTGTGCTTCTCCAGAACACAAGTGGTCAGCAGTGGTATGAG GTTGATCGCACAGAAAGAGTTAAGAATTCCTTGAACCCAAAGTTTTCCAAGAAATTCTTAATTGATTATTATTTTGAGCTTGTTCAGAAACTTAAGTTTGGAATATATGACATTGATAACAAAACCTACAATCTGAATGATGATGACTTCTTAGGAGAATTAGAATGTACACTGGGACAG ATCGTTTCTAGCAGGACTCTAACAAAACCATTAGTACTTAAAAATGGCAAACCTGCTGGGAGAGGAAGCATTACG ATTACAGCAGAAGAAGTAAAAGATAACAGGGTTGTTGTATTGGAATTAGAAGCAAGGAAACTGGACAATAAG gatttttttggaaAGTCAGATCCTTATCTGGAGTTCCACAAACAGACTGGAGATGGAAACTGGGTGATGGTTCACAGAACAGAG gttattaaaaataacctgAATCCTGCCTGGAGGccttttaaaatctctctcaATTCTCTGTGTTACAGTGACATGGATAAGTCAATCAAG GTTGAGTGCTATGACTACGATAGCGATGGGTCTCACGATCTCATAGGAAGTTTTCAAACCACAATGTCAAAACTGAAGGAAGCATCTCGGTCATCACCT GTTGAATTTGAGTGCATCAATgaaaagaagagacagaagaaaaagagctaTAAAAACTCTGGCATTGTGAGCGTTAAGCATTGTGAG ATCATTGTAGAATGCACATTCCTTGATTACATCATGGGTGGGTGTCAGCTGAATTTCACA GTGGGGATAGATTTTACAGGCTCCAATGGAGACCCTCGCTCTCCAGACTCTCTGCATTACCTCAGCCCTAATGGAGTTAATGAATACTTAACAGCCATTTGGTCTGTCGGGATGGTCATTCAGGATTACGATAC AGATAAGATGTTTCCAGCTTTTGGATTTGGTGCACaaattcctccttcctttcag GTGTCTCATGAGTTCCCAATAAATTTTAACCCATCAAACCCATTCTGTAATG gGATCCAAGGCATTGTTGATGCATATCGAGCCTGTCTTCCTCAAGTGAGGTTATATGGACCAACAAATTTTTCTCCAATTATAAATCACGTGGCAAGATTTGCTGCTGCGGCTACTCAACAGCAAACAGCATCT CAATACTTTATACTTCTGATCATAACGGATGGTGTGATAACAGACCTTGATCAAACTCGAACTGCCATAGTTAATGCTTCAAAACTGCCCATGTCCATCATCATTGTTGGTGTTGGAGGAGCAGACTTTGGTGCTATGGAGTTTCTTGATGGTGACGATGGAGTTCTTAGGTCCTCATCAGGAGAACCAGCTGTCAGAGACATTGTCCAGTTTGTGCCGTTCAGGAAGTTCCAAAAT TCTCCCAAAGAAGCTCTGGCTCAGTGTGTCCTGGCAGAAGTCCCTCAGCAAGTGGTGAACTACTTCAGCACCTACAAACTTCAACCTCCTAAGAATCCTGCTGCAAAATGA
- the CPNE3 gene encoding copine-3 isoform X2, translating to MCNGLFLIVECYDYDSDGSHDLIGSFQTTMSKLKEASRSSPVEFECINEKKRQKKKSYKNSGIVSVKHCEIIVECTFLDYIMGGCQLNFTVGIDFTGSNGDPRSPDSLHYLSPNGVNEYLTAIWSVGMVIQDYDTDKMFPAFGFGAQIPPSFQVSHEFPINFNPSNPFCNGIQGIVDAYRACLPQVRLYGPTNFSPIINHVARFAAAATQQQTASQYFILLIITDGVITDLDQTRTAIVNASKLPMSIIIVGVGGADFGAMEFLDGDDGVLRSSSGEPAVRDIVQFVPFRKFQNSPKEALAQCVLAEVPQQVVNYFSTYKLQPPKNPAAK from the exons ATGTGTAATGGGCTGTTTCTCATA GTTGAGTGCTATGACTACGATAGCGATGGGTCTCACGATCTCATAGGAAGTTTTCAAACCACAATGTCAAAACTGAAGGAAGCATCTCGGTCATCACCT GTTGAATTTGAGTGCATCAATgaaaagaagagacagaagaaaaagagctaTAAAAACTCTGGCATTGTGAGCGTTAAGCATTGTGAG ATCATTGTAGAATGCACATTCCTTGATTACATCATGGGTGGGTGTCAGCTGAATTTCACA GTGGGGATAGATTTTACAGGCTCCAATGGAGACCCTCGCTCTCCAGACTCTCTGCATTACCTCAGCCCTAATGGAGTTAATGAATACTTAACAGCCATTTGGTCTGTCGGGATGGTCATTCAGGATTACGATAC AGATAAGATGTTTCCAGCTTTTGGATTTGGTGCACaaattcctccttcctttcag GTGTCTCATGAGTTCCCAATAAATTTTAACCCATCAAACCCATTCTGTAATG gGATCCAAGGCATTGTTGATGCATATCGAGCCTGTCTTCCTCAAGTGAGGTTATATGGACCAACAAATTTTTCTCCAATTATAAATCACGTGGCAAGATTTGCTGCTGCGGCTACTCAACAGCAAACAGCATCT CAATACTTTATACTTCTGATCATAACGGATGGTGTGATAACAGACCTTGATCAAACTCGAACTGCCATAGTTAATGCTTCAAAACTGCCCATGTCCATCATCATTGTTGGTGTTGGAGGAGCAGACTTTGGTGCTATGGAGTTTCTTGATGGTGACGATGGAGTTCTTAGGTCCTCATCAGGAGAACCAGCTGTCAGAGACATTGTCCAGTTTGTGCCGTTCAGGAAGTTCCAAAAT TCTCCCAAAGAAGCTCTGGCTCAGTGTGTCCTGGCAGAAGTCCCTCAGCAAGTGGTGAACTACTTCAGCACCTACAAACTTCAACCTCCTAAGAATCCTGCTGCAAAATGA